Below is a window of Vicugna pacos chromosome 20, VicPac4, whole genome shotgun sequence DNA.
ttagaaaatagaatagggtaggggagagataaattaggagtttgggattagcacaaACTACTATAgacaaaacagatgaacaactaggtcctaccgtatagcacagtgaactatattcaatagcttataataacctgtagTAGAAACCTATAaagctgaatcactgtgctgtacaccagaaactagcactacattgtaaatcaactatacttcaattaaaaaaagagagaccagGAGGGATTCTTCCCTAGAATCTTAAGAGGGaacatggccctgccaacacctttatTTCAGACTTCCAGCATCCAGAACGGtaggaataaatttctgttattttaagccacccagtttgtggtgatttgttacagcagccctagcaaacgaaTACACCATCATTGCCAGAGATCCCTGTCCCGGTTCCGCCCACTCCTCAGCCCCACTACCGCCATGAAGGAAAGGACCCCACACACGTGCTTTTCTCCAGATGGGTGCTTTAATGTGGCCGGTTATGATTAGAGCTATTTTCTTCCAATCAACAACTCTGAATTCTGCCTGTTTCCTGCACAAGGACAAGGGCCTTCTGTCCTCTGCTTGGAAGGCTATAATCCAAAACGGGTTGAAACTTTAGTAGCAACAAATAAATACTGGTCCCAGAGGCAGTGCCTGGCAGGTAGTGCCATGTGGTCATTCCTGGGCTCAGCGAGGGTCACTGTAGCTTCATGCCACTCCGGCGCCGAGAGTCCTTCCGGGCGATGGGGCTGAAGTTCACAACCTCCTTGTAGATGTGCTCTAAGAAAGGCAGGGTGGCTCAAGGTGGGTAGGGACTGGTGAGGGCAAGACAGAGACCTCCCACCTCAAACATAGTGTGGAACAGGAAGTCAGCTCAGCTCAGGAAGAAAAAAGTACACACAAGAGACAGTATCGGCTCAGAGAAGGAGGCTATAGTTTCCAGGAGAGCAGTAGGGCCGGCTGAGGCCAGGCAGGAAAAcgaaggaggcagaggagagggaggctgcaggcagagaggaaggagccTGAGACCCCCAGCTCTTACGCTTCCATTCATCAACTGTGAGTTTCTCATGTTCTAAGGAATCATCAAGTGGCTgctgagcttctgtctcctcctcagGGTCCCGGAAGGGTTCAAAGAAGGGGTGGGTGAGGGCCTGCGAGGCCGTCAGGCGCTTGTCCACATCCAGCTCCAGCATCTTCTCCAGCAGATCTACAGCTGCAGTAACAGCGTGTAAGCCTCACATTGGAAATGGGAGAGCCTACCTGCTGAGACAGACTGCAGGCCCCAAGACTCACCCTGGGGACTGGCACGTGGGAAGAGCTGAGAGAAATCCTTCTTGGGGCTCTGTGGCAGGGACTGGATATAGGATTTGGCCTGGAACACGGAAAAGCATTGAATAATCCCCAGTTGTCAGCCCCTCAGGCCATGGGGTATAAAGCAGTGATTCCCCCAGAGTGGGGCAGAAGGCTCAGGTCAGAATCCAAAGTAAGATGAAGGCAAGAGCCCTTGccagggcagaggggaggtgCAGGTGGACCCACCGCCCCAAAGGTCTACAGCCCACCTGACCCTGATCAGCCAGGTGCACAGCCCCCGCCAGCCTGGGCCCAACTGCCACTCACTGCTTTGTCATTCAGCTTCTGCACAAACTCAGCACCCGGCACCCCAGTCACTTTTAGGATCTGGGTCAGCTGGTCCAGGTCTTGGCATCAGGTTAAGGCTCAGCCTTACTCCTTGGGGGCAGGTCTGAAGGTGCCCTTCCTGCTGCCCCTCAATCAGGCCCACCCAGCACCATGGACCATCCAGGCTGCAGACACTCACCTCCCCCTTCTTTCAGGAGGGAGGTTCATCCTTCAGGACTCAGATCTCTGGAAGGCTTCCCACCTGCCAAGCTGGGTTAAGGGTCCCTCCCCACAAATGCTCCTGGACGTGCTGCCTTCCCAGCCTCATCTCACTCAGTCACCTCCATCCATTTCTTCGCATCTTGCCCCTCACACTCTGAGTTTGGCAGGGCAGACCCCACATCTTCTCAATCCCTGTGCAGCACACACAGGTGCTCAATTCCTATATGTGGTGCTAAAACTTCAAGTATTTTCTACATGATGGTGGAATGACAGGTGACTAGTTTTCATGATTTTGcttctctgcattttaaaattgttcCACAGAGAGCAAGTATCACTTTCACATTAAGggaaaaagagatttaaataataaAGTGTCTGTTGAAGGAATGAATCCCTGGATGGAGTATGGCTTTTGTAGCAAAGGATACAATCTTTCCCCTTGAACAGAGTTTTCCCTGTCAGCATCTCTGCCATGATACAGCCCACAGACCAGATGTCCActgcagagggagggggaggaagtgtCATCTGGACCAGCTGACCAGGACCCAGCAGTCAGTCAACCCAGAATCACCAACACGGCCTTGTGGAAGCTGTCAAAGaagacccccctccccccagcctcgTGCCCCTCCCCCGGGCAGCTGACCACTGACCAGTCTGGTTGTAGCGCATCCAGCTGAGGATCACCTCAGGGGCCCGGTACCAGCGGGTCACCACGTAGCCAGTCATCTCCGCATCTGCATGCCGCGCCAGCCCAAAATCCAAGATCTACGACTCGGGGGACATAGGGAGAAGGAGCTTGCAAGGAGAGGAGGCTCCCGGAGAA
It encodes the following:
- the MAPK13 gene encoding mitogen-activated protein kinase 13 isoform X1, which translates into the protein MSLTRKRGFYKQDVNKTAWELPKTYVSLTHVGSGAYGAVCSAIDKRSGEKVAIKKLSRPFQSEIFAKRAYRELLLLKHMQHENVIGLLDVFTPASSLRNFHDFYLVMPFMQTDLQKIMGMEFSEDKIQYLVYQMLKGLKYIHSAGVIHRDLKPGNLAVNEDCELKILDFGLARHADAEMTGYVVTRWYRAPEVILSWMRYNQTVDIWSVGCIMAEMLTGKTLFKGKDYLDQLTQILKVTGVPGAEFVQKLNDKAAKSYIQSLPQSPKKDFSQLFPRASPQAVDLLEKMLELDVDKRLTASQALTHPFFEPFRDPEEETEAQQPLDDSLEHEKLTVDEWKQHIYKEVVNFSPIARKDSRRRSGMKLQ
- the MAPK13 gene encoding mitogen-activated protein kinase 13 isoform X3, giving the protein MSLTRKRGFYKQDVNKTAWELPKTYVSLTHVGSGAYGAVCYLVMPFMQTDLQKIMGMEFSEDKIQYLVYQMLKGLKYIHSAGVIHRDLKPGNLAVNEDCELKILDFGLARHADAEMTGYVVTRWYRAPEVILSWMRYNQTVDIWSVGCIMAEMLTGKTLFKGKDYLDQLTQILKVTGVPGAEFVQKLNDKAAKSYIQSLPQSPKKDFSQLFPRASPQAVDLLEKMLELDVDKRLTASQALTHPFFEPFRDPEEETEAQQPLDDSLEHEKLTVDEWKQHIYKEVVNFSPIARKDSRRRSGMKLQ
- the MAPK13 gene encoding mitogen-activated protein kinase 13 isoform X2; its protein translation is MRMSSGFWMSLPQPPPCATSMTCESGCRGFQDICRPYLPLGSNYLVMPFMQTDLQKIMGMEFSEDKIQYLVYQMLKGLKYIHSAGVIHRDLKPGNLAVNEDCELKILDFGLARHADAEMTGYVVTRWYRAPEVILSWMRYNQTVDIWSVGCIMAEMLTGKTLFKGKDYLDQLTQILKVTGVPGAEFVQKLNDKAAKSYIQSLPQSPKKDFSQLFPRASPQAVDLLEKMLELDVDKRLTASQALTHPFFEPFRDPEEETEAQQPLDDSLEHEKLTVDEWKQHIYKEVVNFSPIARKDSRRRSGMKLQ